The genomic window GCCTGCAAGGAGATCCCGCTGTGGTTCCTGCCGGTGGTGACCGCGCAGATCATCGACCTCGTCGCGACCGGCGGCGAGGTGTCGACGGTGCTGATCTGGTTCAGCGTGGCGGCGGTGCTCCTCGTGCAGAACTACCCCATGCACATCGTCTACACCCGCAACTTCATGACGGTGGTGCGCGACACCGGCGCCGACCTCCGCAACGCCCTCGCCGCGCGGCTGCAGAGCCTGTCGATCGGGTACCACACGCGGGTGAGCTCCTCGATCGTGCAGACCAAGGTCGTGCGCGACGTCGAGAACGTCGAGCTCATGCTGCAGCAGGTGACGCACCCGCTGCTGTCGGCGACCATGGTGCTCATCGGCGCGATCGTCATGACGGCGATCGCGGTGCCGCAGTTCCTGCCCGTCTACGCCCTCGCGGTGCCCATCGCCCTGGGGCTGCGCGCCGCCCTCAGCCGCCGTTCGCGGGCGCGCAACGAGGTGTTCCGCCGCGAGGTCGAGGGGTTCGCCGCCCGTGTCGGCGAGATGGCGTCGCTCATCCCGGTCACCCGCGCCCACGGCCTCGAGCGCACCGCCGTCTCGCGGGTTCAGGCCGGCGCCGACGGCGTGCGGCGCGCGGGCCTCGACCTCGACATGCTCAACGGGCACGTCGCGTCGATCTCGTGGGTCGCGATGCAGCTCCTGGGACTCGGATGCCTCGTGCTCGCGGCGATCTTCGCGCTCACCGGCATCCTCCCCATCACGCCGGGCGAGGTCGTGCTGCTGTCGTCGTACTTCACGCTGCTCACGTCGGGACTGACGGCGCTGCTGATGCTCATCCCGGTCGGCGCGCGCGGGCTCGAGTCGATGCGGTCGATCTCGGAGGTGCTGCAGGAGCCCGACCTCGAGCAGAACGAGGGCAAGAGCGCGGTCGCCCGGGTGGGCGGCCACCTCGAGCTGCGGCACGTGTCACACCGCTACGACGGCGCCGACCGGGATGCCGTCCACGACGTCTCGCTCGACATCCCGCCCGGCGAGACCGTGGCCTTCGTGGGCTCGTCGGGCTCGGGCAAGTCGACGATGCTCAACCTCGTGCTCGGCTTCGTGCGCCCGACGTCCGGACGCATCCTGCTGGACGGCGCCGACATGCAGGACCTCGACCTCCGCACGGTGCGCCAGTCGGTGTCGGTGGTGCCGCAGGAGTCGGTGCTGTTCGAGGGCACGATCCGCGAGAACATCGCCTACGGCCTCGACGACGTGTCGGACGAGAGGCTCCGCGCGGCGCTGCGCGACGCCAACGCCGCCGAGTTCGTCGACCGTCTGCCCGAGAACTGGGACACCGTCGTCGGCGAGCGCGGCGCGCGGCTCTCGGGCGGGCAGCGGCAGCGGCTCGCCATCGCGCGGGCGCTCGTGCGCGATCCTCGGATCCTCCTCCTCGACGAGGCGACGTCGGCGCTCGACCCCGAGTCGGAGGAGCTCGTCAAAGAGGCGCTCAACCGCCTGATGAGAGGCCGTACGACCCTCGTCGTGGCGCACCGCCTGTCGACCATCCGCCAGGCCGACCGCATCGTCGTGCTGGAGCACGGCGAAGTCGTCGAGATCGGCGCCCACGACGAGCTGCTCGCCGCGGGCGGCCGCTACGCCCATCTCCACGCGACGCAGTCCGGCCTCGCCCGCTGAGGGTTCCAGTCCGCCGGGAAGCGCGAGTGGGATAGCGCTTTCCGATTCGACCGCCTACCCTGGAGATGGCGGATGCCGCGCGACGCGGCATCCGTTCCCACCCGTTGAAGGAGCCACCGTGACCGACACCCTCCGCTGCGCGATCGTCGGAACCGGAGCGATCGCCCACGCCCACGCTCAGGCCATCGCGGCGTATCCGAATGCGCAGCTCGTCGCGGTCAGCGATCTCTCCCGCGAGTCCGCGTCGGCCTTCGCGGACAAGTTCGGCGGTCCCACGGTGTACGAGGACCTCGACAGCCTGCTCGAGGCGGAGCACCCCGACGTCGTGCACGTCTGCACTCCCCCGGTGGCCCACCGCGACCAGGCCGTCGCGGCATCGGCCGCCGGCGCGCACGTCATCGTCGAGAAGCCGCCGGCGCCGAGCCTCGAAGAGCTCGACGAGATGCGCGCCGCGGCATCCTCGGCGGGGCGCGAGCTCGTCGTGGTGTTCCAGCAGCGCACGGGCACCGCCGCCGCGCACGTCAAGCACCTGCTCGACGACGGCGCCTTCGGGCGCCCGCTCATCGCCCAGTGCCAGACGCTGTGGTTCCGCGATCCCGCGTACTTCGCGGTGCCGTGGCGCGGCAAGTGGGAGACCGAGGGCGGGGGCCCGACACTGGGCCACGCCATCCACCAGATCGATCTGCTGGCCTTCCTCCTCGGAGAGTGGGAGAGCGTGCAGGCGCGGCTCTGGCGCCTCGATCGAGAGACGCAGACCGAGGATGCCTCGACCGCGACCGTCGCGTTCGCGAACGGCGCGATCGCCTCGGTCGTCACGAGTGCCGTGTCACCCCGCGAGACCAGCTCGATCCGCATCGATACGCAGCGCGCGACGATCACCGTCGACCACCTGTACGGACACGGGCACGAGAACTGGCGCATCACTCCGGCCCCCGGCTTCGAAGACCAGGCCCGCGACTGGGCGCTCCCCGACGCCGAGGAGCCCAGCAGCCACGACGTGCTCATCCGCGACGTCTTCGACGCGCTGCGCGCCGGCGGCCCCCTCCCCGCGGTCGGCGACCAGCCCGCGCGGTCGTTCGAGCTCGTGGCGGCGATCTACGCCTCTGCCGCCGGCGACGGCGCGGTCGTGACCCCGGACGCGCTCGCCTCCCACCCCACGCACCGGCGCGGCTTCGCCAGCCCGGTCGGCGACCGCCGCGGACCGGCCGCCACGCCGTGACCGCGACCGAGCGCGGCTGACCCCACAGGCCGACGGTCGCCCCACTCACCCGGCGTGGGCGGATCCGCCGCCCGCACCCGGGGATGCGCTACGAGCGCCCGGGCAGGCGGTCGCCGATCAGGGCGAGGTTCTGGATCGCGGCGAGGCCGTACTGCGCCACGTCGTTCGTGCCGACGCTCGGCGCTTCGTCCACGGGGTTCAGCACCGCAGGACCGTCGATGCGGCTGAGCACGAAATCGCGCCGGTGCACCAGCCACTCCCCGATGCCCTCGAACGCCTGCCAGGCGGCATCCGCCATCTTCTCGTCGCCCGTGCTCGCCGCGGCGTAGGCCGTCAGACGGCTGTGCGCCTGCTCGAGATGGATGCCGGTGAGCCGCTCGCCGACGGCCGCCACCTGCTCCTCGGGCGAGGCGAGGTAGAGACGGCAGTACTCGAGCCACGCCTCGCGGAATCCCGGGACGTCGACCAGGTCGATGAGCTCGCTGCACACCTCGACGAGGCCGAACACGGCGCTCAGGTGCGACACTGCGACGCGGTCGCGTGACGTGTCGAAGCGACCGGTCTCGATGTCGTACAGCGCTTCGCCGGTGAGGAAGCCCTTCGGCAGCGAGCCGATGTCGGCCATCGTGCCCAGCAGCCGGTCGCGCGAGCGTTCGTCACCGGTGCGCTCCCAGTCTGCGAGCCACGTCGCGGCGAGCGCTCCCCAGTCGGTGCCGAGCCCGACGGCGAGCGCGCCGCGATCGGGGCGATAGGTCGCCGCATCGGTGCGCACCTTGCGCGTGGGGTCGGTGTCGACGAAGCGCTCGTCGCTGTCGCGCAGCTCGGTGAGCAGGTCGCCGACCCGCTCGTCGGCGGTGAGGAAGTAGAAGATGCGCCGATAGATCGGGCTCGAGATGCGCAGCTGCTTCGCGCTGCAGCCCCAGTGCTGCACGTTGTGGCGCGAGCCGAGGCCCTGCCAGCGGCCGAGGTGATAGACGTCGACCTCGCCGGTATGCCGTGTCATCGCCTCCGCGAGGCGGAACACGTCGGCGCGTCCGGTGCGCAGGTAGGAGTACCAGAGCCAGAGGTCGGGAGACAGCTCGCTGTTGTCCCACGCGTAGCCGCCGACGTCGTAGCGCCACACATGCCGGTCCAGGTCGTAGGCATGCATCACGTCGCCGAAGTTCCAGAAGCCGTACCAGCGACGCTGGTCGATCTGACCGAGATAGAACTCGAGGAGGAAGTCGATGCTGTCCTCGATCTCGGCGCGCGCACTTGTCGAGCGATCGACCGGTGCCCAGTCCCCGAAGACGCCGACCGCGTGCAAGTGGGCGGGCGTGGGCTGGAGCAGCGGCGGGCGCTGCACCGCCGCGACGGCTGCCGCGACGTCCTCGATCGCGGGCGTCGCCGCGTACGCGAAGAGCGTCAGCTCGTGGGTGCGGGCCACGCCGTGGGCATCGCCGAAGCCCGGCTCGTAGTCCTCATACGTGACCTCGAGCCCTTCGAGCTGGGTGGCGAAGTCGTCCTGTCCGAGCCCGTCGTGGTAGAACCGCACGTCCATCGGCTGCGCCTCCGGCGCATACAGCCAGGCCGTGAGCTCGGCGCGGTCCCCGGTCGCGCGCCGGAGGTCGAGCTGGCCGGGATGCGACTGCCAGAACGAGCGGATGCCGATCCCGAACCCGCCCGTGGGGTCGCTGATCGCGACGTAGCCCTCCGCGCGGGTGCCGGCGCCGGCGTCGATCCACGCGTGCCCCGGCGCGGTGCGCTTGCGGATGCCGAACCCGTCGGCGCTGAGCTGGGTGAGGGTCAGATCGCCCCACGCCGGGATGAGCTCGAGACGCTCGGACACCTGCGGGTTCCACTGCGCGAGCGGCGGGGTGGCCTCACCCCGGACCTGTGCGGCGCGCACCTCGGCACCCGGATCGCGGCGAAGGCCGGTGAGGCCGCGGACGGCCTCGGCGAAGAAGCCGCCGTCCGCACCGGCGAGCCGCACATGACGATCGT from Microbacterium sp. ProA8 includes these protein-coding regions:
- a CDS encoding Tat pathway signal sequence domain protein, with translation MTGSAVRVPLRWLDDAPPDRLSGGATWGVPLPRGAVASVTELRLREIAGPSAGSGSDAGAEASVGAEVASQFWPLATWPDGSVKWAGVAIGALDAPVDYEVVSGIAASVSDGEGASGQESAAPRVTVRHDEDEVVVANGTLEIAFALPAHGPVDTIARRLVRDGRTVSEDVRLVSLLQDEVREDGGSGPRRAFRSRVTAVEVEQDGPVRAVVRVEGVHQEEQADRAWLPFTVRFVVMAGAAEVRLVHSVVWNGDAEHDFLAGLGVRADVPLRAALHDRHVRLAGADGGFFAEAVRGLTGLRRDPGAEVRAAQVRGEATPPLAQWNPQVSERLELIPAWGDLTLTQLSADGFGIRKRTAPGHAWIDAGAGTRAEGYVAISDPTGGFGIGIRSFWQSHPGQLDLRRATGDRAELTAWLYAPEAQPMDVRFYHDGLGQDDFATQLEGLEVTYEDYEPGFGDAHGVARTHELTLFAYAATPAIEDVAAAVAAVQRPPLLQPTPAHLHAVGVFGDWAPVDRSTSARAEIEDSIDFLLEFYLGQIDQRRWYGFWNFGDVMHAYDLDRHVWRYDVGGYAWDNSELSPDLWLWYSYLRTGRADVFRLAEAMTRHTGEVDVYHLGRWQGLGSRHNVQHWGCSAKQLRISSPIYRRIFYFLTADERVGDLLTELRDSDERFVDTDPTRKVRTDAATYRPDRGALAVGLGTDWGALAATWLADWERTGDERSRDRLLGTMADIGSLPKGFLTGEALYDIETGRFDTSRDRVAVSHLSAVFGLVEVCSELIDLVDVPGFREAWLEYCRLYLASPEEQVAAVGERLTGIHLEQAHSRLTAYAAASTGDEKMADAAWQAFEGIGEWLVHRRDFVLSRIDGPAVLNPVDEAPSVGTNDVAQYGLAAIQNLALIGDRLPGRS
- a CDS encoding Gfo/Idh/MocA family oxidoreductase, with product MTDTLRCAIVGTGAIAHAHAQAIAAYPNAQLVAVSDLSRESASAFADKFGGPTVYEDLDSLLEAEHPDVVHVCTPPVAHRDQAVAASAAGAHVIVEKPPAPSLEELDEMRAAASSAGRELVVVFQQRTGTAAAHVKHLLDDGAFGRPLIAQCQTLWFRDPAYFAVPWRGKWETEGGGPTLGHAIHQIDLLAFLLGEWESVQARLWRLDRETQTEDASTATVAFANGAIASVVTSAVSPRETSSIRIDTQRATITVDHLYGHGHENWRITPAPGFEDQARDWALPDAEEPSSHDVLIRDVFDALRAGGPLPAVGDQPARSFELVAAIYASAAGDGAVVTPDALASHPTHRRGFASPVGDRRGPAATP
- a CDS encoding ABC transporter ATP-binding protein, with product MTQKAFTGAIRTISIAQGPRPGRSVLRLLARRPGRMTIAILAFACKEIPLWFLPVVTAQIIDLVATGGEVSTVLIWFSVAAVLLVQNYPMHIVYTRNFMTVVRDTGADLRNALAARLQSLSIGYHTRVSSSIVQTKVVRDVENVELMLQQVTHPLLSATMVLIGAIVMTAIAVPQFLPVYALAVPIALGLRAALSRRSRARNEVFRREVEGFAARVGEMASLIPVTRAHGLERTAVSRVQAGADGVRRAGLDLDMLNGHVASISWVAMQLLGLGCLVLAAIFALTGILPITPGEVVLLSSYFTLLTSGLTALLMLIPVGARGLESMRSISEVLQEPDLEQNEGKSAVARVGGHLELRHVSHRYDGADRDAVHDVSLDIPPGETVAFVGSSGSGKSTMLNLVLGFVRPTSGRILLDGADMQDLDLRTVRQSVSVVPQESVLFEGTIRENIAYGLDDVSDERLRAALRDANAAEFVDRLPENWDTVVGERGARLSGGQRQRLAIARALVRDPRILLLDEATSALDPESEELVKEALNRLMRGRTTLVVAHRLSTIRQADRIVVLEHGEVVEIGAHDELLAAGGRYAHLHATQSGLAR